Proteins encoded within one genomic window of Humulus lupulus chromosome 1, drHumLupu1.1, whole genome shotgun sequence:
- the LOC133798155 gene encoding uncharacterized protein LOC133798155: MKTMETIQDLIDEAKLRTIWWALCIFGVSYFLSHTSKSMWMNLPMSILLVCALRILLNEVEFRRKVKQVCPQTYLSHLEKKQLSVNDSRLSTAPTPTKWKRKIDSPVVEAAIGDFIDKILKDFVVDLWYAEITPDKEFPEQIRSIISYVLGEISGRVKEINLVDLLTRDIVDLVGDHLDLFRRNQAVIGVDVMGTLSSDERDERLKHHLMASKELHPALVSPESEYKVLQRLMAGLLTVVLRPREAQSPVIRSIARELLTCLVMLPVMNFASPGYINELIEYVLLAMKDDNTKDLCGDQSTLGIPHDHDSGSRKNPSVNQGTNTALVKNYDQTEASSDYNRSQEEPLQPRPADWARILEAATQRRTEVLAPENLENMWTKGRNYKKKENKNFKRGVQNPTAKGFGLDSSVPTKNLGKELLADKPVVSTVIEEETILRLTYGTSSNTQLRDGNNNETQCSEDVIVESFIEGTHPVHESESNFNVAASGNKSQLKRSNSTSALKIEPDSKKAFTEGGGSIISEFYSTDFGRRREQFSGKSVSDIVVTRVGQHIPKLRCRVMGAYFEKIGSKSFAVYSIAVTDAESRTWFVKRRYRNFERLHRQLKDIPNYTLHLPPKRIFSSSTEDSFVHQRCIQLDKYLQDLLSIANVAEQHEVWDFLSVSSKNYSFGKSSSVIRTLAVNVDDAVDDIVRQFRGVSDGLMRKVVGPTSPPYEVLSSISTQNLSWSSEEVSKHISRQDTAETTNSFSDNEEVDNGRSHGIEEAQSSACGNGWHSDNELNSKGYPPRVIKQPMKLDSEKKHEFIAKSDTVQGGLSEPKLPVLPDGTVDPVGMPPEWTPPNVSVPLLNLVDKIFQLKRRGWLRRQVFWISKQILQLVMEDAIDDWLLRQIHWLRRDDIIAEGIRWVQDVLWPDGTFFLKVGNGRDKEENAESDLKCFQNINQIGTSKVSKPGSFEAQLEAARRASDVKKMLFDGAPTTLVSLIGHKQYRRCAKDIYYFTQSTVCVKQLGYAILELSLVSVFPELRNLVLDVHEKMSVHQPV, from the exons ATGAAGACTATGGAGACCATACAGGATCTGATCGACGAGGCTAAGCTTCGAACGATTTGGTGGGCTCTGTGTATTTTCGGTGTTTCGTATTTTCTGTCTC ATACGAGTAAGTCAATGTGGATGAATTTGCCAATGTCAATTCTTTTGGTTTGCGCATTAAGGATTCTTTTAAATGAGGTGGAATTTCGCCGGAAAGTTAAACAAGTTTGCCCGCAAACATATCTCTCTCATTTGGAGAAGAAACAGTTGTCTGTAAATGATTCACGCCTTTCCACTGCACCTACCCCTACAAAATGGAAAAGGAAAATTGACTCTCCGGTTGTAGAGGCTGCAATTGGTGATTTTATTGACAAAATTTTGAAGGACTTTGTCGTAGATTTATGGTACGCGGAGATAACACCAGACAAAGAGTTTCCTGAGCAAATACGTTCTATAATATCGTATGTCCTTGGTGAAATATCTGGAAGGGTCAAGGAGATCAATCTTGTTGACTTGCTAACACG GGATATAGTTGATCTAGTGGGAGACCACTTAGACCTGTTTAGAAGAAACCAAGCTGTCATAGGAGTCGATGTAATGGGAACATTGTCTTCAGATGAGAGAGATGAAAGGTTAAAACACCATCTAATGGCTTCTAAGGAGCTTCATCCTGCACTGGTATCACCTGAGAGTGAGTACAAG GTTCTTCAGCGGTTAATGGCTGGACTGTTGACTGTGGTGCTAAGACCACGCGAAGCTCAGTCTCCTGTAATTCGATCTATTGCACGAGAACTTTTAACCTGCTTGGTAATGCTACCTGTTATGAATTTTGCAAGCCCTGG GTATATCAATGAGTTGATTGAATATGTTTTGCTTGCTATGAAAGATGATAATACTAAGGACTTGTGTGGTGATCAGTCAACTTTGGGGATCCCACATGATCATGATTCTGGATCAAGGAAGAATCCGTCTGTCAATCAGGGGACTAATACAGCATTGGTTAAAAATTACGATCAGACAGAAGCTTCCTCAGATTATAATAGATCCCAGGAAGAGCCTTTGCAGCCACGTCCAGCTGATTGGGCACGAATACTGGAGGCGGCAACACAGAGAAGAACTGAAGTTCTTGCTCCTGAAAATCTTGAAAACATGTGGACAAAAGGAAGGAACTACAAAAAGAAGGAGAACAAGAATTTCAAAAGAGGAGTTCAGAATCCTACAGCAAAGGGTTTTGGATTAGATAGTTCTGTTCCTACTAAAAATTTAGGAAAAGAATTGTTGGCTGACAAACCAGTAGTTTCCACAGTAATTGAAGAGGAAACTATTCTGAGGCTAACATATGGAACAAGTTCCAATACGCAGTTAAGAGATGGAAATAATAATGAGACACAATGCTCTGAAGACGTTATTGTGGAATCTTTTATTGAGGGAACGCATCCTGTACATGAATCAGAGAGTAATTTTAATGTGGCTGCAAGTGGAAATAAAAGTCAGCTTAAGAGATCTAATAGCACTTCGGCTTTGAAAATTGAACCTGATTCAAAAAAGGCCTTTACAGAAGGTGGAGGGTCTATCATTTCTGAGTTTTATAGCACTGATTTTGGTAGACGTAGGGAACAGTTTAGTGGTAAGAGTGTTTCAGATATAGTGGTTACCAGAGTGGGACAACACATTCCCAAGCTCCGGTGTCGG GTGAtgggagcttattttgaaaaaattggTTCAAAGTCCTTTGCAGTTTATTCAATTGCAGTGACAGATGCAGAAAGCAGAACTTGGTTTGTGAAAAGAAG ATATAGAAATTTTGAGAGATTACACCGACAACTTAAAGACATTCCTAATTATACATTACATTTACCCCCAAAAAGAATATTCTCATCAAGCACAGAGGACTCTTTTGTACATCAGAGATGCATTCAGCTTGACAAATATCTGCAA GATCTCTTGTCAATTGCCAATGTTGCCGAACAACATGAAGTGTGGGATTTTTTAAGTGTTTCATCCAAG AATTACTCTTTTGGAAAATCTTCCTCAGTGATCAGAACCTTAGCAG TAAATGTGGATGATGCTGTTGATGATATTGTACGCCAGTTTAGAGGCGTTTCGGATGGCCTAATGCGTAAAGTTGTTGGTCCCACTTCTCCCCCTTATGAAGTCTTGTCTTCAATCTCCACTCAGAATTTGTCATGGAGTTCAGAGGAGGTAAGTAAACATATTTCTAGGCAAGATACAGCAGAAACCACAAATAGCTTTTCAGACAATGAAGAAGTGGACAATGGTAGAAGTCATGGCATTGAGGAAGCCCAATCTAGTGCATGTGGAAATGGGTGGCATTCAGATAATGAATTGAACTCCAAGGGTTATCCACCTCGAGTGATAAAACAACCAATGAAATTAGATTCAGAAAAGAAACATGAATTTATTGCAAAATCTGATACTGTTCAAGGCGGACTTTCTGAACCAAAACTTCCAGTGTTGCCTGATGGTACAGTGGATCCAGTTGGAATGCCACCTGAG TGGACACCACCTAATGTGAGTGTACCCTTGTTGAATCTAGTAGATAAGATATTTCAGCTTAAAAGAAGAGGCTGGCTAag AAGACAGGTCTTTTGGATATCTAAACAAATATTACAGTTAGTAATGGAGGATGCTATTGATGACTGGCTCTTGAGACAAATTCATTGGCTTCGGAGAGATGATATAATTGCTGAAGGGATTCGGTGGGTTCAAGAT GTTTTATGGCCTGATGGGACATTCTTTCTTAAAGTAGGAAATGGACGGGACAAAGAGGAGAATGCTGAATCTGATTTAAAATGTTTTCAAAATATAAACCAAATTGGCACCAGTAAGGTCTCTAAACCTGGATCGTTTGAGGCTCAACTTGAAGCTGCTCGCAGAGCAAGTGACGTGAAGAAAATGCTCTTTG ATGGAGCACCCACAACATTAGTGAGCTTGATTGGACATAAACAGTACAGGCGTTGTGCAAAAGACATCTATTATTTCACACAG TCTACTGTCTGTGTGAAGCAACTTGGCTATGCCATCCTTGAACTATCATTGGTATCGGTTTTCCCAGAGTTGCGAAATCTTGTACTAGATGTGCATGAGAAGATGAGTGTGCATCAACCAGTATAG
- the LOC133798148 gene encoding dual specificity protein kinase YAK1 homolog — protein MRVDHHPDGGHWFAAGLSPNITTGNKVPVHGSPHFQIVPPDTANSYGSMGSYGSYNDSTGLGSSYGSYGDTSSMFAYCSPVGPSGMNMHVPGNVSVLGSSPDARRRIVQYSHGNALGVSPWAGNFSSII, from the exons ATGCGGGTGGACCATCATCCTGATGGAGGGCATTGGTTTGCTGCCGGTCTCTCTCCCAAT ATTACAACTGGGAACAAAGTTCCTGTGCATGGTAGCCCACATTTCCAAATAGTACCACCAGACACAGCTAATAGTTATGGCAGTATGGGAAGCTATGGTAGCTACAATGATAGTACAGGGTTAGGAAGCAGCTATGGGAGTTATGGAGATACAAGTAGTATGTTTGCATATTGTTCACCTGTTGGTCCATCTGGCATGAACATGCATGTACCAGGAAATGTGTCAGTACTTGGAAGTAGTCCCGATGCTAGACGGAGGATTGTTCAATATTCACATGGAAATGCACTTGGTGTAAGTCCATGGGCCGGGAATTTTAGCTCCATTATTTGA